GCGTTTTGCGGTGTTGTGGATTGCTTTGATCGTGTACTGTTGCCCTACAATGGGCGAGCTGCATGCGACTGCACCAGCCGGGAACAGTGACTGCCGATGGCTGTACAGATGCTGTCAGTTCGACCCAGCTCGTGCCGCGGGTTGCCGAAGGCTCTGCCGTGATCCGGAGATTGTTTGTGAACCTGGTCATCAGGACTCCACGACAGCGATTGCCAACACCAGACATATTTTGGTTGCTCCAAACTGTCGCGAAGGTTATCGTTTGAATAGTCGGGGTACGTGTAAGTTGGTGTTTTGATGTGCGTCACAATGAAAGCGATAGTAGTCtttgtggtggtgttctgtGCTGTCGGCATGATGGGTGAACACGTTAGTGACGAGGGAAAGAATTGCGAGTGGCGTTACAGGTGTTGCAAGGAAAATGACAATGGTGATTGTGATGAAATTTGCCGGGAACCATCCTCTGTCGTGTGTGCCGATGCCGCTGTAAAACCACAATTGGTCAACATTCTCAATGTTTACACCTGTCCGGAAGGGTATAAGCGTGACAAACGGAATAAATGTAGAAGAGCGTACTAGCGATGAAACGTTTGTTGTAGAATGTGatggtgatttgtatttgttccaAATAAATATGCTTTTGAAACAGTGGTACGAAATTTAAACATTTCATTCGTTTCCATGTTTATATTGTTCTTGTgggagattgaaaataaatcagatCCGAAACTCTCGTCTCGAAAACAAAACGCACGGAGTAACTGTTACTACGAATGAAAACAACAAGTTATACATATTGAGCACCGTGTCCACACGAAGCCCAAAAAGTACTTAATAGTAAACTGAACTAAATTTCGAAACAGAATTTAGTAACTGAACTCTGGGACTGGATTCCAGTCTGAACCTATTTCAGGATTCCAGTCCAAGATGCAGATTAAGAATTCGGTCTGAATCCAGTTCTTCCAGTTCTAAAGTCCAGGTCAcgcattcagttctagaattgtgTTTCCAGGATTTGAAACACTCGACCGAGTTGGAGTTATCTGCGAAatcggtactaacatgtgattagggtgtaacttttgaaagttacgaaaaataatgctcattactcaagttttaaacatgaaattcaagcatattgcgcacaatttcgtagattggacttctatctacgagattatttcgattattgtgtaaatgaaggttgtagagccgagcaatgagcattttattttgtaacattcgcaagggcctaTCGTGAGATATGCCCTAGTCACATGTTAATACCGAAATGTCTGTTACCTGTTGTAATACAAAAAAATCGAAGGAGACCGAGTCAGCTCAAGAATCGCTCACGATTGAATAATAAACGTGGTATCACCATGGATACCAACAACACACTACAATGGATAGAACGTTCGGTTCTAACGAGGTTGTCACTACCtcacagaattcagtttcagaattatacATCAGAATTCATGGTCCGAAATCAGTTCCAAAACCCAATtaccgaatttagtttcagttcaAGAATTTAATGACTGAATTcggaatctgattttttgaactgaattctggagttgaaactgaattttggagctggattctgaacctagaTTTGGGAACAGCAATCTGGTCTGAACCTGGAATAAAGTTAAAGATTTCCGAATCGGAtttctggttcagaattcagcttcagaattgTGGAACTAGATTCGGTAGCTGGAACTGAGTTCCGAagtaaaattcttcaattggattctggacctaaacTGAATTATGGACAGAATTCTTCTGAATTCAGCTCCAGTATCTAGGTTCAGaactttagttccagaattctagatTCTGTACCTAACAGTTGAAGAAACAATGAAATTTACGATTgatgtaaattcaagcatgccgtaatttcttcggtgatgacacaatagaCCATTGTGTGATGTACGCTTATCCAGTCGGTGCTGTTGTAGAACTGTGTCGACCACCGGTCAGGGTGGTGGAAATGGTAAAACGCGTACAGACTGCATAAGCACGCATTttcgagtcctgcctctgagcgtatcttttttccaaaaaaataatattttctgcAAGATTCTTATTcatttggattcttcaatatatgtttccactccaCTCAGTTTTTGCAAAACTGCTACGTCaaaactttacgtcaaaccaatttaaaaataataaatcgatGGAAAAATAACTTTTGTGTctacacactgaaaaaaaatcgtgtaaatttaggtCTTTTGAGACAGTCATATTCGAgcatcaaaaatcaaatcaaactgtctctcagttaaactgttaaaaagaaatttaatcAACAATTATTAACTagaaaattaccgtaaattgaaAGATGAAAAGTAACATTACTACATCACTTGACATGTAACATCACACAGAAATGTAACCAaagagaaacaataaatatttaatgtaaaaaaaatgagcatcaaaaatgactcatttttatcGCAGATCTAACACAAATGTAAGTGAATTACGATGCTGCTTTTATGTACATCtataaagacgtaaatttacaagatttttttttcttaaagtgCAGTTTTGGAATTAAATTTTGAACCTAAAatcgggaactgaattctgggccTGAATTTCGAAATCGAAACCTGAAACCGGAAAATCGGGAACAAAATGCTGGACCTGTATTCAGGAACTGAGGTATTTAATTGAATtgtggatctggattctagtctgaacctgaattttggttTCAGAATGTCAGCTCAGAGCTCAACTTCTAGAGTTCTGATATAAAAATTCTGTCCGAGTTCCAGTATTCCATTCAggaactctggaactgaattcttgagctCAGTCTTAGTATTAGACCTGGTTCCTAGAACAGAGTTCTAAAcatggattctagaactgagttctgaaatTGAAGTTTTGGCCTGActtcaaaataattattttggaACAGAATCAGAGCTAGATTTGGGAACTTAATTCTGGTTTAAACCAGAATTTAGGTTGCAGAATTcctgtccagaattcaggttaagGATTCGGATCCTGATTCCAGATCTAGAATCCGGTTTTAGAATTTTGGAAGtttgctggaaatgaattctggacctataTCCCGCAACTGACCTGATTTTCGGAACTAAATTCTTCAGAACCCGATTGAAAAGTCTAGGTTCACAACTCAGTTATAGTCCCAGAGTTCTGGATTGCTACCATCCCAGTATGTAACGCGGGAATGTAAAATGgcttactacatcaattcattGCCCAATCATAGAGTTATCATCTAGAATTCATCTCTCACCCGGTAGCAATtttatttcaagaaaaaaagaGGCTCTACAATTAAAGAGATTATTCAAATTTTcgcatatcagttagttgatagattgtgtgaattgtgcaatcaTTCCTCTTCTTCACTACTGgactttgaaacgatgcacctacaccAAAGTACGAATCTTTTATTAAGGCATTCGTGTTTAAGAGTGACGATATGAATTCGAGTTCCAATGGATGCCGTTGATTTCCGTCATCTGTTTCCaagctgacctgttgtccgtaatttagtttaattatatttagtgaaacaaatttttaacaaaTGTGGATTTTTAGCGGTGCTAAGAAATTCGCTCCTTCCGCAACTTTTTAATCAGTATTTTTCAGgacaaataaaatacagattaatctgtatatgtgacaACCTTGTTGtcgcttcattccaaaagcgtgaggtcttcgatgttgctctcctGTATGTCTTGCGACAACCGGTGCTCAGAAAATGATGGGAAAACAAGGAaataccaaaaatttcagaaaagtttaacttTGAATTATTAGAGATTATGTcatataactgaaaattttatcataaaattatgatcatattctcgatgccatgtagcaaaaattatgttgatggcccttattctgcgagtcgagtgaCGTGACTCGACAAATCTCACCTCACTGTCACATGACTGTAGTCACCCTATTCTAGGAGTCAACTCGGGTGACGTGACAGGTTCATTCTATGGTGAGTGAGATGGTGAACCGCAAGTGACGAACGATTTATTTTTCCAAACGTCAAAACGAGTGGGAAATGTTGCCGGTTGTGAGGTTTAAATTTTCTCGATATAAATCTTTAgtgttgaatttgttttcggattccggtttgtttttttttcgaatcacgAGTTCCGTTGCCGTTAGTTGGCATGAATAATTAATGTCGATAATCCTGGAAATCGCTACAAGTTACTGGCCTTAATATATTTCTGAATCGTTTGCAACGATCGGCCTTATTTGCAAAGTACGCTTCTGAGGAGCGAAATATCAACTGTAagatttgtttatttgatttaaatgagGTATTAAGTTTACCTACATTGCAGTCCAGACCACTGTCACTCATTCGAATAAAATGCTTACCGGTGGACAGACTCGTTGTAACATTCTTGTTCAAGTTGAAAGGATTGTACAGGATTCCTAATTGTATTCTTCCCAGCTAATCTCTCAATAATAACGAGTACTTAATAATGGCTTCGGTTTAGGCAAGGACGAGTCCAATTAAAGTGTTAGTTTGATTATGGTACagtgtgctggtattagagtcttcatgaGGCACAGATGCCCTGAGTATAATTTTCTATCTCGTTATCTGAACATCCTTCCTCTCACAAAATAATTCCTACCAAGCCAATGTGCTGAAGAttgaatattcagttttcgactgACTGATGATTGGTTTTTAACGGTCAAATATTTCTGAGAGTTTCGAATGACTTTGGGACACATAAACTGTtgcatatcatttatttatttcgtgtcAAATTAATACTgggtaagaattcttagttaCACTTAAATATTATGTACTGTAGCAGGAGCACAGAATTAGCGATGGCGATTTGGCGATCTCAGaaaatactgcaaacaaactAGCACTTTGTTTGCCAGCTACTCGAGAGAAACCAACTCCTGCACTCCTGCTACTTctacaaaatcaaattcctgctaAATAACTTTTAGttgggtttaatcgaaatagtgcatATGACTAAATCAACAGTCTGGATAAATATATAATGATTAATATTCAGCATGGAATATTttgtcattgaattttgaactgaAAACACTTCCTAAGAAACAGCTGAGCACATTTTTGCAAATTTAGACcataatgaaaggttttatggtctgcCGTTGACTCTTTTTTTATGCCACTTCGGGTTCCAGAACAACAGggcaagtgtgtttaaaatgtaTTCCGCCATGTAgagcaaaatgcaaaaaaaaagacaaacttCTGTAAATTTGCCTTAAAGctttttataaattatataGGTTGTGCTATATGCTTAAACAACTTTCCTtgttcaaaatttaaagcttttttTTCCTTAGTAacatttatgaaaacatgagttatatgagaaaagcattacATTACATCACAATAATCTGTGCTTTCGCGCATTTCGTGACTATTAGTCCTTTCATCCCAAAGTATTATGAGCCTAGTCCATCGTGCTCATAAAGTTGTATCTAATAATTTTACAGCTCAATCTCTCTTCTAATTCTCTGGAAGTATAAATTAATCCTAATGTAtgagaattgaatttttcataggaaatctaaAAAGTAACAACATAATAGATacaattaattttgttgtttAATAACAACATCAAACCATGTTAAAAAATTCAAaggtttgaaaatatctaagatTTTTCGATTAATATTCCTCCTGTCACTTGCTTTACCGGTACCGACTTTGAAACTCACTGCGTAGTGACTCTTGTCATACAGATTCGACTGCAAGAATACGGTGAGAGTTCATCGAAGTTCATCCTGGTGACTTTTGTCACTTCATTCGACTGTCAGAATCGCGTGACTCGGGTGACTCGACTTATCTCACctcactcgactcgcagaataagggccactttagatataacaagagatattcacgatcaaaaacttatcactctctcagagggtaaattttgaaaaggcgccccatagtaaagtaagtcgtattcacgacaaaatagaaCTGCGGATAATGTCAGGTACATAACATCACTTCTATGCTTTCAGATTCATAATGGTGCGCTGGGAAAAACCGTTAATTTCAAAGAACCATTCAGAGCTTTATAATTCTTTCAAAGGAACTAGCTCTGTTGAACCGTTCTTTCATTCTTCTGATATTATGTATGTTTTGTGAGCCCTAAATTATATTGTGTAGTAAATAAATACAATAATAGTTAGTGCATTTTGGCATTTTTACCAATAACTATTCTTTTTTGTGTACTTCTTTaaacttttgaaacttttaCCATATTCCTGAAACCTGCGACCGCTACAAAAtatataataactaattttgatgctaaacagatattgtaaggagtgtatcgaaaataagctatccacatacatttgtgttgtacgcatgtatttgtgatggtttttgatgctcagatcacagtatgctgtgcgtttgactgtcagctttcgtttgtttacttgtttgtgcggttgaaattctgcgttttcataaTGTCGCTTATTGAAAAGAATGTGAATATTaacgttctggacacatggctaagtgagaaggaaaTTACTATGCGAACATTGGCGAAACGGTTTGGAATtgatcatgccagtgttaaaaccattattaataaatttgaggaacactattctttggatgagctaccaggaagaagcagaaaacccgattcttccaacacgaaactggaccagaaagtggtatctctagtcatgaagaacaaatcaatttgAATACGTGATTTGATCAAAACAGCAGGCACGAGTGtcgaaatgatccagcgtatgaaGAGGCGAATCACATGAAAACCTACAAGAAGTagaaaatctcaaaacaaaaaggaacagaagaagcgagcagcaacaagggtccggaaattgtattcgcgtcttttgcagtgtccggatgcatgcgttttgatggacgatgagactcatgtaaaggaggactcaaaggCTCTTTCAGGTGCACAATGCTTTActatcgtcgttggggaggagaTGAGCGATTCGGACATCTCGATTCAAATAGAGAAATACGGTCAAAAGATACTAGTATGGCaaccaatatgttcctgtggttagaatcaatcattttttacactaccggaactacgtcttgagaagagattgctgcctttatataagaagcatagtacccctccactgttttggctggatttagcgtcggctcactatgcgaAAACCActgtcaattggcttgcggaaaagggtataaatttcgttgagaaaaatatcaatcctccAAATTGctgtcagcttcgacccatctaaCGTTATTgggtaatcgtgaagagggttttcaagaagactggtaaggcagctgggaacatgcagtagttcaaaaaaattcgggctcaagcgtccaaaaaatgctatgcaacacttgtccggaacttgaataagagcgttcgatcaaaagttcgaaaataaagtcgtgaaggaataacttaaattccatccggttttcattatgctcaagttttacCTTGTACAAtagaggatcaatttttagtttgaataaaatatcgttttttatcataatttgaaagaaaaatttgtggatagcttattttcgatacactccttactatttctttttttttgatgaGATATTAAGAAAATATCAAGCATCGAAGTGTCAAtacagaaacatcaagacaagatatgatagtaaaatttgttattattttgatctttgtttgctattcacATCTAACCGTGAGAGTCCTTCTGAACACGCAAAGCAGAgcattggtattacattccttctgtggaatatgatcttctgtttcaacagacttcacaggctattcatagcgtacataatcattgcatggttgGTGCTACCGGACCTACTGACATCCTTCCAGCTCAGGActcgaatatacgacaactggcttgttagACCAGACCAGACGCTTTGCATTGCATTGTCAACTCGGGACTGCACACGATGAAAATTGAATCAACACTGATGGAAACTGAATGAAAAGGTTCTTTGTAAATACTGCGTCATTACTCGGTTACAGTCAATAAGGCGGAGCAAAGGAGTAAAAATTGTCCCTACCGCAGAACTACATATGGAGCTTTATTTATTCATAGTTATTTCGTGATGCTGAAAATTTCATCGTAAATTGCAGAACGATTCCTTACATCTGTATCAAATTTCACTGGAAGCGATGCAGTGAACATCTTGTGACTGTCCAACACTATAACATATGAAGCATTAGACCTTCAACGAGAATACGGTCAAGTTTCAGTTTCGATAACCGACCAGCCACTAAGCAACGTCTTTCAGGTGGTTGTTATCTTGAGTCAATATAAAACAGATTCAAACCACTAGCAATGCGTAAACAATCTCGTTTATTTCTTCGCTAGAGCTCACCTAACGTCACTGATTTGCATACGACTTCGAGACTTTGCACCAAATGCCGCATTCGAATCGTTTTTTCTTATCAGATATGAGCTCCCTCCAAGGACGCCACCGATTCTGCGTACGACGGAGGTAGCTCGTCAATGGCAAGCAGATATTTGTACAACTTTTCGTAGGATGGCGGTTCCAATAGGGTTGTATCGTAGTCCGGTGGTGGTCCACTTTGCAAACATTGCTCAACGGTATAAATTGACAGCTGATCGATGGGCATCGGACCGGTCCACATGCAGGTTCCAACTCGGTGCGTGAGGTACAGCGTAATCATGATGCAGATCACAAAGAAGGCCACCGCCAGACACAGCACAATGATCTGGGAATTCAGTTGATCTGACCATTCGGTTTGGTTCATCGTATACTCCAACAGCAGCGCTACAACGACTAGTGATGGAATCGTAACTGTTACGATTGCGAGATCAATTACGCACTGCTGGTACTTCATctgggataaaattcaaaaggGTTTTGAAATTCATGCTACCAGCAACCACCAGCAACAGAATACTTACGGTGCTACATTTTTaatatccaaataaaattcaagaaactGTTTTTCGAGACCAgaaaaaccagaaaaaaaacaaaattatccTCGTTTATTCCGCTCGGAAGCGATCCGTTCGAGTGGTTCCGACTGGTTTCACTGACAAACTGCGACTCTTACAAATGAAGAAACTACAAGCAGCAGTGGCGACGGTAAAATTTGTACCGTTTTTGTCTCATTGAAATATGATAAACGAATTGTTGACACTTTGATTACGACGGGACGAGAACACCAATGCCGACCGAAAGACGAAGGGCTTTCAGTTATCTGATGGCGACGATAGCCAGCAACGGACTACGGCGCTCCGGAGAAATATTACTCGGTTTTTATCTAATACCAGTCTAAAAAGACCTGGCCCATATTTGTGAAATGTGTTTGAGATTAGGTTCTTAGACAATTTGTTCTGGTTTCAGTGAAATGTTTAATTCGTGGCATAAGGTTTTTCTCAGAAGGCGCCAATGACATGATTTCCTGGGttcgtaataataataataataataataataataataataatcaagtTAATAACAATATTCTGGTCCGAAAATCAGGTTCTGGTTCTGAAACGTGTACGGAAACAAATTGCATAATAATTCGGCAAAATTCTCCCATTCAATCAATCATTTCCAAACTTTTAGGGGCTCAAATTTAAAGATATTATTTCCTTTTTTCATGTTCgctttattcaatttcaatacCATATCCATAAATGCACGAGCCTTCTTCTTAACACTACTCTTTAAGTCTTGTGCGTTGTTTAGACCAACCTTTTTTTGCGTAGAGATCCAATTTTTCTTTTTATctttttcgattttattttcTCATGATGCTCCAAAAACACCTGCTTCATAATTCCTCAATTGGCCGTCGTTCCGGTGCTTTCGGGGGATTGAAGTCGTTCAGCCTTGCACCACTCCAAAACATTTTTCGAGTAATGGCACGAGGCCAAATCCAGCTAGAGTAGCGTAGGACCACTACGTGATCTTAGAAGTGGAAGTAAACGCTTTTAGAGGCGTTCCTTGAGGTCCATTAACACAAATGGAGGGCTTCGCTTGAACAAATTACTTCGgtttctgcttctgcttctgcttctgctactgcttctgcttctgcttctgctactgcttctgcttctgcttctgcttctgcttctgctactgcttctgcttctgcttctgcttttgcttctgcttctgcttctgcttctgcttctgcttctgcttctgcttctgcttctgcatCTGcatctgcttctgcttctgcttctgcttctgcttctgcttctgcttctgcttctgcttctgcttctgcttctgcttctgcttctgcttctgcttctgcttctgcttctgcttctgcttctgcttctgcttctgcttctgcttctgcttctgcttctgcttctgcttctgcttctgcttctgcttctgcttctgcttctgcttctgcttctgcttctgcttctgcttctgcttctgcttctgcttctgcttctgcttctgcttctgcttctgcttctgcttctgcttctgcttctgcttctgcttctgcttctgcttctgcttctgcttctgcttctgcttctgcttctgcttctgcttctgcttctgcttctgcttctgcttctgcttctgcttctgcttctgcttctgcttctgcttctgcttctgcttctgcttctgcttctgcttctgcttctgcttctgcttctgcttctgcttctgcttctgcttctgcttctgcttctgcttctgcttctgcttctgcttctgcttctgcttctgcttctgcttctgcttctgcttctgcttctgcttctgcttctgcttctgcttctgcttctgcttctgcttctgcttctgcttctgcttctgcatCTGcatctgcttctgcttctgcttctgcttctgcttctgtttctgtttctgttattGTTTATGTTTCGGATTCTATTGCTTTTGCTGTTTTTGCAGCTGTTGCAACTgttttagtagttaaagttttaGTTTCTATTTCTGTTGTTGTTTTGGTTACTGTTTCAGTTTCTGCTTCTGGTTCTATTCTTGTCTGTAATGTTCCTTACTTGATGAAAGGAAAGTTATAATAACTCGAAACGGTagattttttcattcaatgaaacagttcaattttttttatttgatcttATTACAACTCAAAAAACCAAAATGACTGAACAGTGGAAACAACTGATATCCCGATTGGAGCATAATAATAGAACTAATAGGTCTAAGACAAACGCTAATTGAGACTGATTCTTTTGTAGTGTGGGAAATTAAGACGTAGTCCAAAACTAAATGAACAAATCAACAACTCATGGTATATTCCAGGTTTCTGCGTAGGTGTAATATTTGCTGCGCACGAACCCCGAGACATAACTGTAATTATGTACTTGCTGCAAAATTTATAGTGTCTGGAAGGAGAGCTAAACTTGTTTGCACTGTTGGGCGGCACTCGTTTCTGGCAattaaaaaagtaaacatttgccgtttgtttttttttgtcataaacAACATACGTCTTACTACTGGAGCCtgatgaaatttttgaaagtgAGATTTTTTACAATcagtttatcattttttttcacttttccgtTCATGAAACATACTTTATGCTTCACTAATTCGAACAtttctttatcaatttatgatgACATTTTTAGTTGTATGAAAGCAGTACGAATAAACGCGGTGGATAGTTTTGGAGCtgataacattaaaaaaaaatagtgacaTCATAATTACGtgaaaaattgttgttttaCATAGGTACTGAATATTTTCCATTCTACTTTTttcaatggaatgacagttGATTATAACGTAGATCTGCTACTTCCAGAACATCCGGTGCCGGTAATTGGAAATCAATGAAGCCAATAGAGTTCCAGTCAATCTTCtacgaaaaaaatcaattctacccattcttgtacagggaaaATTTTGCTACCGTACCCCCTAGTAAAATAAGTCGAAAGTTTTCACGACGAAAAAATAGTTGCCGACAGCGACCGCCGCGGCTTGAACCGAGTTTAATGGATTGCGAAATACGACAGTTAATCTACTGAGCCGTGGATGCACACattgatccgattttcacaaactttgattcaaatgaaaggttttctgGTCCCGTTCCGTCCCGTATTGAGTTTtatcttgatccgacttccggttgaagACATACAGAGTGATATTCATCAAATATATGGAAAAGATATgcttcaattttttcagagatgattgaaccgattttcacaaacttagattcaaataaaaagtcttatagtcccatagtctgctGTTGAATTGCTCTAAAAGTACAACTCACTTCGAtctctcagcgatgcttgaaccgattttcatagatcttgattcaaattaaagctcatattgtctcaaaacctactgtgaaatttcattcggatctgacttccagttccgcagttacagtgtGATGTATGACAAAGTTTTCAAAacgccatataaaatgacgataccGAACCGGCACGTACCGGTACGAACTGGTACggcagaagaaaacacaactcaCCTTTACAAATACAGcgggctttgttcaatttcgtacacgctataaagaaaacaaaaaaccaaCGCCTAAGCTGATTACTTATTCACTTTCTTCAGATagagcgtgaccgattttcacaaacttagatttaaatgaaaggtcttataatcccaTACAAAGTGTTAGAATTTAATCCGAATAC
This genomic window from Malaya genurostris strain Urasoe2022 chromosome 1, Malgen_1.1, whole genome shotgun sequence contains:
- the LOC131435713 gene encoding uncharacterized protein LOC131435713 codes for the protein MKYQQCVIDLAIVTVTIPSLVVVALLLEYTMNQTEWSDQLNSQIIVLCLAVAFFVICIMITLYLTHRVGTCMWTGPMPIDQLSIYTVEQCLQSGPPPDYDTTLLEPPSYEKLYKYLLAIDELPPSYAESVASLEGAHI